Genomic window (Arcobacter aquimarinus):
TTAACAAAAAATGGTAATGCTGGTAGTACAGATATCGTTACTGTAGGAGCAATCGCTAATCTTAACCCTGTTACTTTAGATGCATGGTATTTAGATATGGCTGAAACTTTTGATACTTATACAATCGGTGCAAAAGCTGATTTAGATTTATCACCTGTTAAATTAGGTATTGATGCAAGATATGCTTCTTTAGATTTAGATGCTGCTAATACTCCTGCGCATTCTATGGCTAAATTAGTAGTAACTGCAAAAGCAGGTATTGTTAATGGTAAATTAGCTTATGCTATGACTGATAAAGATGGTGGTTTAACTGCATTAGATAACGATGCTAATACTACTTTATTAGGATGGAATTTAACATCTAATAATAAAACTGATGCTGATTACTGGCAAGCAGTTGTTGGTGTAGATGTATTATCTAACTTAAACTTATCAGCTAACTATGGTAACTTACAATGGAATCCTACTACTACAACAGAAAGAGAGCAAGAAGAAATTTATGCTCAATTAACTTATAAAATGAGTAAAAACTTATCTACATATATTAGATATGGTTTATTTGATGATGAGTTAAAAGCAGCTGGTACTACAACAGAAATCGCTGATGACGTAAGAGGAAGATTACAAGTTGAATATACATTCTAATATTTTTAGAGTATAAAAACTTTTTACTTCAAAGGGTTGGGTTTATCCCAATCCTTTTTTTATTTAATATCTTTAAACTTATTCCTATTCAAAAAACTTCAATAGTCTAAACTTTAATATTATCAAAATTTAACCTTATTATGCTAAAATCTTATAAAATTAAAAAAAGGATTTTATCTTGAAAAAAGCAATTCTTTCAGCTATTTTATTATTTGGAGCTACATCAATTTTTGCTCAAACTACTATGTGTTTCAAAGAAAATCACTCATCAATGAGCACTATTGAAAACATAGCTTTAAATGGTGGTGCATGTGATGGAAAATATTCTGTAAATGATATGAAGAAAAAAGGTTGGATTGTTGATGATATAAAAATCTCTCAATCAGCAAATGGTATGAACTTTATCTATATTTTAAAAACTCCTACAGCAATAACTCCTATTATTGCGGGAAATGTATCAGGGAATACTGAAGATATGGAAGCTAGAATTTTAGCAAAATTAGAAGAGAAAAAAGTAGCACAAGAGAAAGCAAAAGTAGAAGAAGAGTTAAAAGAAGCAGCTATTGATGCACAAAATATTTACACAAACAAGTGTCAATCTTGTCATGGAATAAATGGTGAAAAATCAATATCAGGTTCAAGAGCTTTAAAAAATTTAACAGTTGAAGAAATGGATGAATCAATCAAAGATTATAAACTTGGAAGGGTAGATAGAATGAGTGCAATAACAACTGCACCAATTCATACAAATAACCTTGATACTAAAACTATTAAAGGTATTTATCATTATTTAAACAATTTAAATAATAAATAAAAGAATAAGGCTTTGCCTTCTCTTTTATTTTTTAACTCTAATCACTCTTTATACATAATTAAAGTATAATTCCTTTTTTTAAAGGATTAGAACTACATGGACGCATACGAATACTCAGAACTATTAAAACTTCTAAATACTAAGCTTAAAAATATCAAAGGTATATTAAAACCCGATGAATTAAATAAAAGACTAAAAGAAATTGAAGAAGAAGAAGCCTCTCAA
Coding sequences:
- a CDS encoding major outer membrane protein; the protein is MKKIAKLSLVAAVAVAGLSTANAQPLEEAIKNVEVSGSVVYRYNDYNRDTVNTQAGQNSDTNNNYKVALNLSSKVNEDLKFNSRFIIGGADSGFAGLNTQTGSDSNVDVTLSHAYFGYTGLANTTVNVGKQGLTTPWTVAIDSDGAEQTGTGILALTTVGPVTLAAAYFNQTNLDNSGDYTGTLNALTKNGNAGSTDIVTVGAIANLNPVTLDAWYLDMAETFDTYTIGAKADLDLSPVKLGIDARYASLDLDAANTPAHSMAKLVVTAKAGIVNGKLAYAMTDKDGGLTALDNDANTTLLGWNLTSNNKTDADYWQAVVGVDVLSNLNLSANYGNLQWNPTTTTEREQEEIYAQLTYKMSKNLSTYIRYGLFDDELKAAGTTTEIADDVRGRLQVEYTF
- a CDS encoding c-type cytochrome, translated to MKKAILSAILLFGATSIFAQTTMCFKENHSSMSTIENIALNGGACDGKYSVNDMKKKGWIVDDIKISQSANGMNFIYILKTPTAITPIIAGNVSGNTEDMEARILAKLEEKKVAQEKAKVEEELKEAAIDAQNIYTNKCQSCHGINGEKSISGSRALKNLTVEEMDESIKDYKLGRVDRMSAITTAPIHTNNLDTKTIKGIYHYLNNLNNK